In Rothia mucilaginosa, one genomic interval encodes:
- a CDS encoding FecCD family ABC transporter permease, which yields MARTSSLSRGVQQESTSRQGSVIQGQKLGKRLAFLFLFAVLLVGAVAASLLFGSNNLPPDQVLAVFNGTASEQAQTIVLEQRIPRTLVGLAAGAALAVAGSLMQSLTRNPLAEPGLMGVNAGAAVAVIASVVVFGVMGIWQYMVAATIGGALAAVLVYTLGRGRDGSIVKLALAGVAISAALSAIAQGLILADQDAYNEFRIWVAGSLEGRGMDIASTVGPVIVLGMLVAFFVAPAINALSMGEEAATSLGVSVRTTQNLTLLAVTVLAGAATAAVGPIGFVGLAVPFVVRALLGNDVRWVNYGSALLGPVWLLCADVLARVLVAPQETQVGIVATLAGAPVFLFLMTRRKVEAL from the coding sequence GTGGCCCGCACGAGCTCATTGTCCCGAGGTGTTCAGCAGGAGAGTACGTCCCGTCAGGGTTCTGTGATTCAGGGGCAGAAGTTGGGTAAGCGCCTGGCTTTTCTGTTCTTGTTTGCGGTGCTTTTGGTGGGTGCTGTGGCTGCTTCTTTGCTGTTCGGATCGAATAATCTTCCGCCGGATCAGGTTCTGGCTGTTTTCAATGGCACTGCTTCTGAGCAGGCGCAGACGATTGTGCTGGAGCAGCGTATTCCGCGTACCCTGGTGGGTCTTGCGGCGGGTGCCGCGTTGGCGGTTGCCGGTTCGTTGATGCAGTCGTTGACTCGTAACCCGCTGGCTGAGCCCGGCCTGATGGGTGTGAATGCCGGTGCTGCGGTGGCTGTGATTGCTTCCGTGGTGGTTTTTGGTGTGATGGGTATTTGGCAGTACATGGTTGCTGCGACGATTGGTGGCGCGTTGGCTGCGGTGCTGGTGTATACGCTGGGTCGTGGCCGTGACGGGTCAATCGTGAAGCTTGCGTTGGCGGGTGTGGCGATTTCTGCTGCACTGTCGGCGATTGCGCAGGGCTTGATTTTGGCTGATCAGGATGCGTATAACGAGTTCCGTATCTGGGTTGCCGGTTCGCTGGAGGGCCGCGGTATGGATATTGCGTCGACGGTGGGTCCGGTGATTGTGCTGGGTATGCTGGTGGCGTTCTTTGTGGCTCCTGCGATTAATGCTCTGAGTATGGGCGAGGAGGCGGCGACCAGCCTCGGCGTGAGTGTTCGTACGACCCAGAATTTGACGTTGCTGGCGGTGACGGTGCTTGCCGGTGCTGCGACTGCTGCGGTGGGTCCGATTGGTTTTGTGGGTTTGGCGGTACCGTTTGTGGTGCGTGCTCTGCTCGGTAATGATGTGCGCTGGGTGAATTATGGTTCGGCGCTGTTGGGTCCGGTGTGGCTGCTGTGTGCTGACGTGTTGGCGCGTGTGCTGGTGGCTCCGCAGGAGACTCAGGTGGGTATTGTGGCGACTCTTGCCGGTGCCCCGGTGTTCTTGTTCTTGATGACTCGTCGTAAGGTGGAGGCTCTCTAA
- a CDS encoding FecCD family ABC transporter permease — translation MSNSSALSMATATTPANRSARRHGRDLGGRPVLTVRGPVSAQVPWRVLILNVALVVLIAALAFWGMLQGDYKIAPEKMIPALLGEGKQITVAFAQQRAARIVAALLVGAALGLSGAIFQVISGNALGSPDIIGFTNGAATGALLQIIVFNSGPVEVALGAVVGGLATSVLVWLLTRRTGLHGFRLVLVGIGVGSTLAAFNALLVVRASLTQAQTAASWLAGSLNDITWERTYALLGLLLVVTPLLLMLVRPLGAIRFGDQVASGLGVSVNAYRVAALFIGVLLVSLATATTGPIAFVALAAPHIAKTLARSGGVGFTSAALMGALMVLGSDLIGRFAVPGRIIQVGVVTGAIGGLYLIYLIYLERKKS, via the coding sequence ATGTCGAATTCTTCCGCTCTTTCGATGGCGACCGCTACCACCCCAGCTAATCGTTCGGCGCGTCGTCACGGCCGCGATTTGGGTGGCCGCCCGGTGCTGACGGTGCGCGGTCCTGTGAGTGCTCAGGTGCCGTGGCGCGTACTGATCCTGAATGTGGCGTTGGTGGTGCTGATTGCGGCACTGGCGTTTTGGGGCATGTTGCAGGGTGACTACAAGATCGCCCCGGAGAAGATGATCCCGGCGCTACTGGGTGAGGGCAAGCAGATTACGGTGGCTTTCGCTCAGCAGCGTGCGGCGCGTATTGTGGCGGCGCTTCTGGTGGGTGCGGCACTTGGTCTCTCAGGTGCGATTTTCCAGGTGATTTCGGGTAATGCCCTGGGATCGCCGGATATTATCGGTTTCACGAATGGCGCCGCGACCGGTGCGCTGTTGCAGATTATTGTGTTCAATTCCGGCCCCGTTGAGGTTGCCCTGGGCGCTGTGGTTGGTGGCTTGGCGACCTCGGTGCTGGTGTGGTTGTTGACGCGCCGCACGGGTCTGCACGGTTTCCGTCTGGTGTTGGTCGGTATTGGCGTGGGGTCGACCCTGGCTGCCTTCAATGCGCTGCTGGTGGTGCGTGCTTCGCTGACTCAGGCGCAGACCGCGGCGTCCTGGCTTGCCGGTTCGCTCAACGACATCACCTGGGAGCGCACCTACGCGCTGCTGGGTCTGCTGCTCGTGGTGACTCCGCTGCTGCTGATGCTGGTCCGCCCGCTGGGCGCGATTCGTTTTGGTGACCAGGTGGCATCCGGTTTGGGTGTGAGCGTGAATGCGTACCGTGTGGCGGCTCTGTTCATCGGTGTGCTTCTGGTTTCGCTGGCGACCGCGACGACCGGCCCGATTGCCTTCGTCGCCCTGGCGGCACCGCACATCGCGAAGACTCTCGCCCGCAGTGGCGGGGTGGGCTTCACCTCCGCGGCACTCATGGGCGCGCTCATGGTGCTCGGCTCCGACCTGATTGGCCGTTTCGCTGTTCCCGGACGCATCATTCAGGTGGGTGTGGTGACCGGTGCGATTGGTGGCCTGTACCTGATTTACCTGATTTACCTCGAAAGGAAGAAGAGCTAG
- a CDS encoding ABC transporter ATP-binding protein — protein sequence MNTSVTTRLEGENMVVAYGEHTVLNGVDFQVPEGELTVILGPNACGKSTTLKALARVNPLKKGEVRLDGTPLPQMKSRAIAKILAMLPQTPEAPSGVTVADVVARGRYPHQSLLRSWSDEDERACVEAMQAANVLELAERPIEALSGGQRQRVWIAMTLAQQTPLILLDEPTTYLDITHQIEVLNLTKKLHSEGRTVAVVLHDLNLAFRYATHVVLMKQGRIIAQGDPRAIITPELIQEVFDLQSVIIPDPCTGTPLVIPKENQTIHIAADAISAARESE from the coding sequence GTGAACACTAGTGTGACGACCCGCCTTGAAGGCGAGAACATGGTGGTTGCCTACGGTGAGCATACGGTGCTCAACGGGGTAGATTTTCAGGTGCCGGAGGGGGAGCTGACCGTCATCCTGGGCCCGAACGCTTGCGGCAAGTCGACCACCTTGAAGGCTCTTGCTCGCGTGAACCCGCTCAAGAAGGGTGAGGTTCGCCTGGATGGCACCCCGCTGCCGCAGATGAAGTCCCGCGCCATCGCTAAGATTCTGGCGATGTTGCCGCAGACCCCGGAGGCGCCGAGCGGCGTGACCGTGGCGGATGTGGTGGCGCGCGGCCGCTACCCGCACCAGTCGCTGCTGCGTTCCTGGTCCGATGAGGATGAGCGCGCCTGCGTGGAGGCGATGCAGGCGGCGAACGTGCTGGAGCTTGCGGAGCGTCCCATTGAGGCGCTCTCGGGCGGTCAGCGTCAGCGCGTGTGGATCGCCATGACCTTGGCGCAGCAGACCCCGCTGATTCTGCTCGATGAGCCGACCACCTACCTGGATATCACGCACCAGATTGAGGTGCTGAACCTGACGAAGAAATTGCATTCCGAAGGCCGGACTGTAGCCGTGGTGTTGCATGACCTGAACCTTGCTTTCAGGTATGCTACTCATGTTGTGTTAATGAAGCAGGGCCGGATTATCGCTCAGGGTGATCCGCGTGCAATAATTACACCGGAACTTATTCAGGAAGTTTTTGACCTGCAATCGGTCATTATTCCTGATCCGTGCACTGGTACCCCTTTGGTGATTCCGAAGGAGAACCAAACGATTCATATTGCCGCTGACGCTATTTCGGCGGCCCGCGAAAGCGAGTAG
- a CDS encoding enterochelin esterase domain-containing protein, whose amino-acid sequence MGEHEPTATAPAQNTSAQAASAQPRTVAPAVRPTPPKTPRPVPAPRVDSPLISALIAEAVSPEELNARIVEVVSEGTPIIEPVHLDDGTISENERIVTFLYHNEQAEQVLMFINRLTDEKNLDRSLMARIKGTGWWQLSMQMETTWRASYNFLPALPGERPAWLGDDDQVRLRAALDSGEGDPLNPETVCNRIGRCMGVVQLEHAPVQEFILTQEEIDALPAPEWMQTSDGHQYVLGRVGNPAPDAPLFIQFDGEMWFSQGMEQTLNRAHEAGRIPAMHVFFLHSGGRENRWKELNGDNPIADYLVEIAFPHLEAVHGIKTDPQNIVINGQSLGGLSSLLAVLSRPEAFGGAIAQSSSLWQPQVMDRLDELEAAGEIDRLRHLYLEIEVGEQEWVLVPHHRELKARLEKLGLERAHCTTFNGGHDYACWRGAIVPALERIIAASREAERTEPGSEEDQREVA is encoded by the coding sequence TTGGGCGAGCACGAACCCACCGCGACCGCTCCCGCGCAGAACACTTCTGCACAGGCTGCTTCTGCGCAGCCTCGTACCGTTGCGCCGGCTGTGCGCCCGACCCCTCCCAAGACCCCGCGCCCCGTACCGGCACCGCGCGTGGACAGCCCGCTCATCAGCGCCCTCATTGCCGAGGCTGTCAGCCCCGAAGAGCTGAACGCCCGCATCGTTGAGGTCGTCTCCGAAGGCACTCCCATCATCGAGCCGGTGCACCTTGACGACGGCACCATCAGCGAGAACGAGCGCATCGTCACCTTCCTGTACCACAACGAGCAGGCGGAGCAGGTGCTCATGTTCATCAACCGCCTGACCGATGAGAAGAACCTGGACCGTTCCCTCATGGCCCGCATCAAGGGCACCGGCTGGTGGCAGCTGAGCATGCAGATGGAAACCACCTGGCGTGCCTCCTACAACTTCTTGCCGGCGCTGCCCGGCGAGCGCCCCGCCTGGCTGGGCGATGACGACCAGGTGCGCCTGCGCGCCGCCCTGGACTCCGGCGAGGGTGACCCGCTGAACCCCGAGACCGTGTGCAACCGCATCGGTCGTTGCATGGGTGTGGTGCAGCTTGAGCACGCGCCGGTGCAGGAGTTTATCCTGACTCAGGAAGAGATTGACGCACTGCCCGCCCCCGAGTGGATGCAGACCTCTGACGGCCACCAGTACGTACTCGGTCGCGTGGGTAACCCCGCCCCGGATGCGCCGCTGTTCATCCAGTTCGACGGTGAGATGTGGTTCAGCCAGGGCATGGAGCAGACCCTCAACCGCGCCCATGAGGCGGGCCGTATTCCGGCGATGCACGTGTTCTTCCTGCACTCTGGCGGTCGTGAGAACCGCTGGAAGGAACTGAACGGTGACAACCCGATTGCCGACTACCTGGTGGAGATTGCGTTCCCGCACTTGGAGGCGGTGCACGGCATTAAGACCGACCCGCAGAACATCGTGATTAACGGTCAGTCCCTGGGCGGCTTGTCCTCCCTGTTGGCGGTGTTGAGCCGCCCGGAGGCGTTTGGCGGCGCAATCGCACAGTCTTCGTCGCTGTGGCAGCCGCAGGTCATGGACCGCCTGGACGAGCTGGAGGCGGCGGGCGAGATTGACCGTCTGCGCCACCTGTACCTTGAGATTGAGGTGGGGGAGCAGGAGTGGGTTTTGGTTCCTCATCACCGTGAGCTGAAAGCGCGTCTGGAAAAGCTGGGCCTGGAGAGGGCACACTGCACGACCTTCAACGGCGGTCACGATTATGCGTGCTGGCGCGGTGCGATTGTGCCGGCGTTGGAACGTATTATTGCTGCCAGCCGGGAGGCTGAACGCACTGAGCCAGGCTCTGAAGAGGACCAGCGAGAGGTAGCCTAG